From the genome of Anopheles merus strain MAF chromosome X, AmerM5.1, whole genome shotgun sequence, one region includes:
- the LOC121590649 gene encoding heat shock protein beta-1 isoform X1 gives MADNANKRNIPIKLGDFSVIDTEFSSIRERFDSEMKKMEEEMARFRSDLMHREPNFFETTTSFSSKKVATSSSSTTSNAATSMKLPQSQSGSDICSPLIQDDGDGKVLKLRFDVSQYAPEEIVVKTVDNKLLVHAEHAEKSDTKSVYREYNREFMLPKGCLPENIKSSLSKDGVLTVDAPIQPEALLAGETMVPIAHN, from the exons atggCCGATAACGCAAACAAACGCAACATCCCAATCAAACTCGGCGACTTCAGCGTGATTGATACGGAGTTTTCCAGCATCCGCGAGCGGTTCGACTCGGAGATGAAGAAGATGGAGGAGGAGATGGCCCGGTTCCGCTCGGATCTGATGCATCGCGAGCCCAACTTCTTCGAGACCACGACCAG CTTCTCCTCCAAGAAGGTTGCCACATCGTCCAG CTCGACTACCTCCAACGCCGCTACCTCAATGAAGCTCCCACAGTCCCAGAGCGGTTCGGACATTTGCTCGCCACTGATTCAG GACGATGGCGACGGTAAGGTGCTGAAGCTGCGCTTCGACGTCAGTCAGTACGCGCCGGAAGAGATCGTGGTGAAGACGGTCGACAACAAGCTGCTGGTGCACGCTGAGCACGCGGAAAAGTCCGACACCAAGTCGGTGTACCGGGAGTACAACCGGGAGTTTATGCTGCCGAAGGGTTGCCTGCCCGAGAACATCAAGTCGTCGCTCAGCAAGGACGGCGTGCTGACGGTGGACGCTCCGATCCAGCCGGAGGCCCTGCTCGCGGGTGAAACGATGGTGCCGATCGCGCACAACTAA
- the LOC121590649 gene encoding heat shock protein beta-1 isoform X2, with protein MADNANKRNIPIKLGDFSVIDTEFSSIRERFDSEMKKMEEEMARFRSDLMHREPNFFETTTSSTTSNAATSMKLPQSQSGSDICSPLIQDDGDGKVLKLRFDVSQYAPEEIVVKTVDNKLLVHAEHAEKSDTKSVYREYNREFMLPKGCLPENIKSSLSKDGVLTVDAPIQPEALLAGETMVPIAHN; from the exons atggCCGATAACGCAAACAAACGCAACATCCCAATCAAACTCGGCGACTTCAGCGTGATTGATACGGAGTTTTCCAGCATCCGCGAGCGGTTCGACTCGGAGATGAAGAAGATGGAGGAGGAGATGGCCCGGTTCCGCTCGGATCTGATGCATCGCGAGCCCAACTTCTTCGAGACCACGACCAG CTCGACTACCTCCAACGCCGCTACCTCAATGAAGCTCCCACAGTCCCAGAGCGGTTCGGACATTTGCTCGCCACTGATTCAG GACGATGGCGACGGTAAGGTGCTGAAGCTGCGCTTCGACGTCAGTCAGTACGCGCCGGAAGAGATCGTGGTGAAGACGGTCGACAACAAGCTGCTGGTGCACGCTGAGCACGCGGAAAAGTCCGACACCAAGTCGGTGTACCGGGAGTACAACCGGGAGTTTATGCTGCCGAAGGGTTGCCTGCCCGAGAACATCAAGTCGTCGCTCAGCAAGGACGGCGTGCTGACGGTGGACGCTCCGATCCAGCCGGAGGCCCTGCTCGCGGGTGAAACGATGGTGCCGATCGCGCACAACTAA
- the LOC121595159 gene encoding nucleoside diphosphate-linked moiety X motif 8, which yields MLKKVSELLHPALLANVTQQQQVVARFQALPKLRLSKEPVKKEAAILIPLCLVDGKLSLLYTLRSNKLRNHRGQVSFPGGMKDARDASYETCAVREFVEETGLPKESVRVWGRGNTIIPYFGPSITPIVGHVADFAPSQLRLSTDEVAKVFTVPVELFASAANRRHTQYRANYTMPVFVNGDETVWGITAIITHLFLTALLPGAYSASLPFVRKYEALKS from the exons ATGCTGAAGAAGGTTTCCGAGTTGCTGCATCCCGCACTGCTGGCAAACgtcacgcagcagcagcaagtcgTCGCACGCTTTCAAGCGCTTCCAAAGCTACGTTTAAGCAAGGAACCGGTCAAGAAGGAAGCGGCGATTCTGATTCCACTCTGTCTGGTCGACGGCAAACTCAGCCTCCTGTACACGCTCCGGTCTAACAAGCTGCGAAACCACCGCGGCCAGGTGTCCTTTCCCG GCGGCATGAAGGATGCGCGCGATGCCAGCTACGAAACCTGTGCGGTGCGTGAGTTTGTGGAGGAAACCGGCCTGCCGAAGGAGTCGGTACGCGTTTGGGGCCGAGGCAATACCATCATTCCATACTTTGGCCCGTCGATCACGCCGATCGTGGGTCACGTCGCGGACTTTGCCCCGAGCCAGCTGCGGCTGAGCACGGACGAGGTGGCCAAAGTGTTTACCGTGCCGGTGGAGCTGTTTGCCAGTGCGGCAAACCGGCGACACACACAGTACCGGGCCAACTACACCATGCCGGTGTTTGTAAACGGAGACGAGACCGTCTGGGGCATAACGGCCATCATTACGCATCTGTTTCTAACGGCATTGCTGCCGGGAGCGTACAGTGCCTCGTTACCGTTTGTGAGGAAATACGAAGCATTAAAATCCTAG